GGACtgctccgcagcagccactgcaGCCTTGTCGTTGTGGTCCCCTAACCACAACGACGTAGGTGCCCTCGCCGACATGAgcgcgaagaaaaaagagcgTCGGTGACCACTTtgcgagcagcagtggtgtCTCCTGGAGAAGGCCGAAACCAAACCAGTTCGTGTGCAGGTCAGCGTTCGTGCGTTGCAGCGCTTCTGATCTGTTCCCACTTTTACGGAAGAGACGAGAATGGATGAGAGGCAAGCGGGGAAGATAGACATGGGAAAAGATAGAGAGGCCGCAAGGAGAACGAAGCCGGCTACTGCGAGCAACTCCGACGGCAAGCATGGATGTGCATTGATGTGGTGGGCAAGATCTGGTAATAACATCTGATCTCTCGCCCACTGCCCCCACTCCACCCCCAACGTGTTTTCTCAGTACGGGTGGGCGAAGTTGAGgtcacacgcgcagacaTCATGGACAACCGAGGGCGGTGCCCTGAGGAATGCGCACGGCAAGCGACGGGTGTGCAAAGGTAAAGCGGCAGTGTGTACACTTCGCCAGTGAGCAGCGCAGAGTCCCGCCGAGACCCAGTCAAGTCTGCACGGTGTCACACCAAGTCCGTttgcgcatgcgtgctgATGTGCGGGTGCGTCCCCGTGCAACGGGTTGGCTTGCCTGTGGTACTCGTCCATCTGCTTTGCTTTTGGCGTTGCTCCCCCGCATGCTCTGCCCGTCTTGGCTGCTCCCAACCGCTCTGGTACGATGACGCGTCGACTGAGCCACCACAAcagcggcacggcagagCTTTAAGAGAAGAGTCAAGAGAAAAGCGATGTGCACTTTGGTTTCACTCGTTTTAGGCATCTGGTACGCACAgtcgccgtctcctccctcaccagtcgcagcagcccaTGCACGCACCGGACTACGACACGCCGACGTCAcgcctccctttctctctctttctcttaTCCAATGCTATCGTGCtggcagcgagagagaagcaagaaaagaaaagctCCCatggtggcagcagcagcagcagccggggAGGCGGTCGTTTCAGCGAGATTGGGAGCAGAAAGGCAGGCGGCACGCAACGCGCACTCGCCCTCGTTCTATTTCGGCACGTGCCAGCGATGAGAGATCGCGCTGATGAGCGAAAAGAAGAGCGCAGCGCGGCCAGCGAGGAGAAGCGAGACTTTTTTCCGTGCGCTGCCAGGCGCGGACGACACAGACACGTGCAACGCCCTCGATCGGCTCACTTCCTTGGTGGCGGCTATCGCGATTTCGCTTGCTGCTTTGCCTCCCGCCGCTTCGCCCACAGAGACTTGTGCTGTTCCTTTTTGGTCATCTCGAAGATAGACTCGTGTtcgcggcgcatgcgcagcgtTGCGAAGTCGCTCGTACCGTGTTTGGCATCGTCGTAGCCCatgtcggcgtcgccgcggtcTCGCTTGCCTttccgcgccgtcgtcagcTGCCGCGACTCCTTCTCCAAGCTCCTCTCCTCGGCATCCTCGCGGATTTCGCGGATGGCCTCCTGCTCTGCATCCTCAACACGCTGGAGCACCAGCTGCACCTCGCTCTCCGGAAGGAAGGGGTACTCGACGCACTTGACGCCTGTTTGCTGCTCGATCTTTTGCAGCAGTACAATGTCGTACTGACTAATGAGATTCACGGCCTTGCCCTCAGCCCCAGCGCGAGCTGTGCGGCCCACGCGGTGGATATAGTCCTCGACGTGGTCAGGCAGCGAGAAATTCACGACGACGTCCGTGTGCGGTATGTCCAGACCACGCTGCGCGACATCGGTGCAAATGAGCATCCTCACCTTTCCTTCCTTGAACTTGGTGAGCGCGATGTTGCGGTTGCTTTGGTCCATGCGACCCATCAGAGGCAACGCGCGGTGGCCCAAGATGCGGAGCGTCAGCGTGATCTTGTGCACCAAAGCCGCGCTTCGACAGAAAATGAGGATGTGGTTGCCCGTCTCCTTCGTTAGGAAGAGGTGCAGGTAGGAGAGCATCTGCGCAAACGGGGCAAAGATGTAGTACTGCTTGAGTGTGTCCACGGTGGTGTTCTTGCggtgcacctgcagcagcaccgggtCCCGCAGCGATGCCTTCTGCAGACGGTCAATCTTGGTGCTCAGCGTAGCAGAAAAAAGCATGGTGCGGCGGttctgcggcagctgctccagaATGGCGTCAATCTCTTTCTCGTAGTCCATATCGAGCATCTTGTCCGCCTCATCCAGCACCAAGGCGTGCAGCTTGACGAGCTTGAAGCCCTTCGTGTTGCTGAGGTGGTCTTTTACACGGCCAGGGGTTCCGACGACGACATGCGGCCTCTTGCTCAGCTCACAGGCCTGCTCGACCATGTCCGCGCCACCCACCAGCGTCGCCACACGCAGTCCGACGCTGCGGCCTAGCAGTACAAACTGGGCCgtcacctgctgcgccagctcgcgCGTGGGCACCATGACGAGGACAGAGAGGTACGGCGTCTTGCGCTGGGCCAGCAGCCAGTTCACCAGGGGCAGCGCATAGGCGCCGGTTTTGCCGCTACCAGTCTGCGCCACACCAATGAGGTCGCGGCCCTCGGCAAAGACGGTGATAGCGGAGGCCTGAATGCGAGTCGGGTGCTGCCAGCCAGCATCGGCGCACGCCGTGCAAAGCTCCTGGCACAGGCCGAGGTCCTGGAATGTCTTCGTCTTGAACTCCTCGTCATCCAAGAGCTCAGAGCCGAGGCTTTGGTGCTTGACGCTAGAGGTGCTCCAGGCTTGCATGGAGGTTCTGTTCCCACGATTGCCCCCGTCGTCATCCTCGCGCATAGCTGTGGTGAGCttgcgcggcgctgacgacATCCGTGCGGGTCGCAGGAAAGGTCGTGCTGTCGACAGTCACAATACAAAGGATTGCTTCTTGTGATTTTGtgtcctcctccctccgtctGTTTGGGCGCAGTGGTGAGGGAGTGTATGGATGAGTGATGTGGTGGGTAGAGGCGgtgatgtgtgcgtgtcagTGCCAGGTCAAACCTGCGCTCAGGTGCATGCTTGCTGCTTTCTGTTTCTTCGTTCCTCGAtgccgcgtgtgtgcgttggtCGAAAACGGAGAGGCGACAGCGTAGAAACtcggggaaggagggaagaagtATAGACGGCATagagacacacaggcgcgcaTACATACACCCTTTGTGTCGTGTCGTCCGTGGGTGCTGGCGCGAGTACGGCAACAGCGCAGATCCGCGCACAtgcgagaaagagggacgCATGTCAACAGCTCTATTCCATGTTTGGCattctccctctttttcgaGGCGCACCCACGAgagtgcggcggccgcgggtGGATCGCAGACGGCGTGCGAGAGATGTCCGCCCTCCTCACAGCAACATGCTGCAACGTCAACGGCaagggcaaaaaaaaaaagagccgCACTGTCGaggcggcaccacctcctatctctcttgtgtgtctgtgtgtctgtctaCGTGTTGAGGTTGTGGTCACCCTTCGTGAACGAGGCCTCCGCTCCCTGGTATGGAGAGCGTCACACCGCGGCAAACATCATCCTGCCGGAGATTCAGTCCAACATCGCTCTTccgaacaacaaaaagaaaaacgcgctgcgccggcgtgaccccagcagcgcgcgcagcggtTCTCCCACCCAGCCTCACCGCGGCCCATCTCACTTgaccttttttttcttccggTCTCAGTTGTCTTCAGTGGAGAAGATAGTTGCGCTTCACGTGCGTTGGGAGCTTCGCATCGAGGCGCGGGTTcaccacctgcagcgcgccgagaTCCCTTGGCGTCTTACCCAGCCGCCGGAGAACGTCGTCCAAAGTGCGTCGATTCGACCGCTTCGCGGCACGCCCCTGCgactcctccagctgcgctcgCAGCTCATCACCGCGCAGGCCCATCTTCGGCTCATTCAGCTGCTCCTTGCTGCCGGCGAAGAAGTCCTTCCAGTAGACGTCGTCATAGTAGCCTTTTTTGAGATGGTCTGGCATGCGGTTGTCCACGACGCGGTTCGGCATGAAGATGCCGTCCTTGCCTGGTGGGTGCATCGCCATCATACCCTTGCGACGACGCATCTCTTCGAGGTACGGGTATATATTGTACACGAGGCTGTGCGGCACCTTTCCGCGACTCGCCGCAATCTCGCTGACGCTACGCAAAGCCTTCACAGCCTCGAAAACGCCTTCAACGGTGTGCGTCGGCGCCTTGGGGTTGTTGGACGCCTTCAGGTTAATCTTGCATCCAGCGTTCTGGAAGCCAAAGGCACAGAGGATGTCTGCTACGCGGAAGTTCGCTATGATACGCCGTGCCGGGTAGAGCAGCACTCGCGCACCATCGGCGTTGATGCGGACAGGGTACATGGGGCCCTCTTGCTCCAAGTCCACGGCAATGATGTTCGAGAAAGCCTCGCGAATCGCCTCGTTGCGGGCCTCCTGCGTgctcggcgccaccgcgcgtCCAAAGCCCGCGATGCCCTTGCCGGTGCCCACGTACAAGACACAGTAAATCCACTGACGATGGTCTTTCGGGCTAAACTTCACCACCCGCATATCATATGCGACGATGTTGAGCTGGAAGTTGCAAAGAAACCGCCCGCGGTGTTCTTGCGGAATGAGCTCCGGTGTCAGCCAGGTGTTGGAGCGCCACTGATTGTACTCCGTATTCAGCTTGTGCTTCCATTGAAAGCCCTCCGGGTAGAGGTCCGGCACGATCTTGTACTCGTTATACAGGTCAATGCCGTTGTCCATGCCCTTCAGCCCTTTGCTGTCCGCGGCGTGCGCTACAGCCTCAGCAGAGTCGCGGGTGTCGCGGAAGTAGAGCGAGGTGCCGGTCTCGAGGTTGACGAACGGGTTGCGCATCTTCTcaaagcggcggcgcgtggcACTTCCAGGCTTCATCCAGGTATAGTAAATGCGAGGGATGCCGCCACGCATCGTGCCCTTCGTCGCGAACGACGTCAGGTTCTTGGCAACGGGGCACGTTGGGCGAAGCATCGTTGTCCAGTCAAGAtcgaaaaagaagaaacgaCGCCCCGGAAAGCGGGGATGCAACAAAACGAACGAGAAAGGGAGGCAGCGAGCAAGGAGGGAAGGCCACAGGCAAAATACAGGTCGTCGGTGTAATGCGTGTTCGTGCGCAAACGCCCTTGCTGCTCCAGTTACGATCACAGGccccacgcgcacgctcggcgtctgcgcaaCGGCCAGGGCACCAACGCGCGCGGTCGGCTTCCCTGTTCGCTATTCCACTTTTCACGATTACGCTCCCTGATGCCGAAGGCAAGCTAAGCGGCCGtacagaaaaagaaaacgcatggtggtggtgcgttAGTAAGATCAAAGAGCGTtggggagagagatgatGGGAACGACACAAGGGTGAAGCTCGGAGAAGAGCAGACGACGGAAAGCATGACCGCGTCACACAACGGATGAAATGCGCACAGAAGAGTCGAGCAGAGATAAGGTAAGGATCGACGCCGTGCCCCTGCGCTCGCCTGCCCGCTACCTGATCGAGTCACACGAGAGCGCGAGTGTCAGCGCAGCAGATGGAACAGCACGTTcagccctctctctctctcgctctctccccctccctgtgCGCTTCTCGTTTTCCTTCACGTGGGGATGAGTGCCCTCTGCCGGGTGACAAAGTCCGCACCGACGGGGCATCGTCGCCCATTTTCCATCTCGGGGACGGTTTATCGTGCGCTGAGCGTATTTTCCTCCCTTCTCGCTCGCGCAGTTCGATCAGCTGCCTGTCAgtcctctcgccctctccttctACTTTGTTTCCTCACCGGTTTGTccacgtgcatgtgtgagCTCTCCGCAGACGggtcgtgcgcgcgtgcctgcgaAGGtatctgtgcgcgtgtcaaTGTGCTGAGACTAGGGAGAAGGGGCAGTGCCATCGCACCGTCGTTTCGCTCAGCTTTCACGCCTTGTCACATGAAGGcgcccagcgccgcccggCACACTCTTCAAATGGGCATGGATCTCGCCTCGTTCTTCCAGCGACGGAAAGATGCAGGCACACTCcgtgagcgagagagacagacagacacaggcagGTGCCAGAGATTCAACATCACTCCAGCAGCTAATCGAGCACTGCAGAACGTAgcgaagaggaaagaaaaTGAGGAGGGGTGCAAAAGGGCGTACGAAAGCGGGTGAGCACAGGAAAAGCTGGTGTACCACATGCCTGAAACTGTGTGTctgtacgtgcgtgcgcagcggagaggagcTGCCGGGTGCTGATgaaaggagggaaggtgagaaaagagaagagtgGGGCAAGAGAAGTCTATTCCCATCCCTCCCTtatctccctccctcctttttccATCCATcacccacacgcactcgctggctgcctcctctgctgGTTGGCTGGgaagcacaaaaaaaaaaaaagagaaatgCAAGTGTCCATAAAGAAGCGATCATGCGCCGTCATGCGTACACACCACCAAAGAAACTgtttgcagcagcaggaaggGCGGTCGACGCCtgaaggaagaaaaaggggaAAGCTGAGAAGCGTGGAGTCAAGCAAGGTCGGTGGGAGCAAACGCGTGGCAAGACGAGAAGAGTGCGGCAGTCGACCAGCCGCCCCCCCTCGTagcgtcctcgtcgccgtccgtCTCAGACGTGCCCAACAAGGCCGCTCGCTGCCTTGAAGAGGTTGATGGGCGAGCTGCCATCCGTCACAAGGTAGCCCTCCAGCCCGAGACTcgccagcagcttcgcctgTAGCTCGGGTGCGGCCCTGGCGATCTCCGCAATCGTCTCCGGCCCCAGCGCTGCAACCACCCTGCCCATCAGCGTgtgccgcacctcctccagctccttctcgTAGGCCAGCGTCATCGCGgccaccttctcctcctgctcggcgagcagcagccgcttctTGTTCTGCATCTCGTTCATGGTATTgtagagcagcagctccttggCAGCCCGCATGGTGGCCGCCTCAACCGAGGCCTCGCTCTCGATGCGTGAGGCGCAGGacagcgcctctgccatgGCCTTGGACTTGCCGGAGCTCACAATGGCAAGCCCGTTGCTCTCCGCGTGAagcagcacgcgccgctgctcctcatTGGCCACTTTATCGTGCATTCGCTGTCGCTCAAGCCGCCCACGCGCCTCCTGCTCACGCGCCATggccacctgctgcgcctcggcTTCCTGCGCATGGGTGGTGATTTCGATCGCCATTTTCACGGACTTCTGCAGTCCCTGACGCGTGCGCTCATCGAGCACCTCCATCTCCTGCGTGTCCACCGACGTGACGACGAGGTGGTTTGCTGGAAAACGGAGGAGGCCATTCGGCTGGCCGGTGGCGGGATTGACGTCGAACACGGCACGCCGCAGGCACCGCGCGCTGTTCTTGTGAAACTCCTCGAACGGCATGGAggccacggcggcacggATGCGGCTGGCAATGTAAGAGCACGCGTCGCCCACAAAGTCGTTCACGCTGAAGCACTCCTTGGCCGTCTCCGTGTCGCCGGGAGTGACGTCAAAGTACCAGTCATAGCAGAGCTGCAGGGCGAGCTGCGCGTGGTCGCGCGTCTCGACGTGCACAACGTCTGTCATGTTGGAGGGGCcgaggaagaggtgcagGGCGGTGATGTAGTTTGTATGCTTCGGCATACACTTCGTTGGCTTCGCGGGGTCCCACGGGGAGCCGGAGAGCGACACCACCGTGAAGGCCTCGTCCGGTTCAAGGAGTACGCGATCAGGTCCAAAGACGATACGCGTCATCTGCGTCTTGTAGTTGTAAAGCTGTGTCACGCTTCGATAGGGAATGTGGTAGGACACTGCCCGTTCCGTCTGCCCCTGCAGCACCTTTCGTTCTTTGTCGCGCTCGAGCTCAATGTAGGCCGCGTGACTGACTAGCTGCGCCAGGTGCCGCTCCACCTGCGCGGGGAGTGGCTTTTCccacacctcctcctcggcggtcAGCAGGTAGCTGCACGGGCCTGGGATGCACCGCACCACGCCAGTGACGCCGTTCCGGACGTACAGGCCGTCCCCCTCACTGAGCAGGTAGGGTCGCCGCACCTCCGCGCCAGTCTTTTCGTTGGGAATGACACGCATGAGGTCCGACGGAATGAAGGAGCAGGGGCCCTGCACTAGCCACCGGTCCCCGTCGtagcgctgcaccggcggcgtgcacgaCGAGTCGGTGAAGCTGCCCAGCGCTGTCACAAGCACTGCTTCCTGCTCGCAAAGCAGGTAGGCTGACCGCGGATGATCCTTTTCCAGCGTCTCGCCTGGCTTgaggaaaaaaaacgcgTCCGTGACGATCCTGCGCGCGCCAACGCTCGCTTtaccgtcgtcgccgacgggGTTGAGAATGACGGCATACTGCGACGCCgacacgtgcgtgcgctttaCCGTT
This genomic stretch from Leishmania donovani BPK282A1 complete genome, chromosome 36 harbors:
- a CDS encoding DEAD box RNA helicase, putative, which gives rise to MSSAPRKLTTAMREDDDGGNRGNRTSMQAWSTSSVKHQSLGSELLDDEEFKTKTFQDLGLCQELCTACADAGWQHPTRIQASAITVFAEGRDLIGVAQTGSGKTGAYALPLVNWLLAQRKTPYLSVLVMVPTRELAQQVTAQFVLLGRSVGLRVATLVGGADMVEQACELSKRPHVVVGTPGRVKDHLSNTKGFKLVKLHALVLDEADKMLDMDYEKEIDAILEQLPQNRRTMLFSATLSTKIDRLQKASLRDPVLLQVHRKNTTVDTLKQYYIFAPFAQMLSYLHLFLTKETGNHILIFCRSAALVHKITLTLRILGHRALPLMGRMDQSNRNIALTKFKEGKVRMLICTDVAQRGLDIPHTDVVVNFSLPDHVEDYIHRVGRTARAGAEGKAVNLISQYDIVLLQKIEQQTGVKCVEYPFLPESEVQLVLQRVEDAEQEAIREIREDAEERSLEKESRQLTTARKGKRDRGDADMGYDDAKHGTSDFATLRMRREHESIFEMTKKEQHKSLWAKRREAKQQAKSR